The genomic region TCTTTAAAAGGCATTGTCAGATACATTTATGACTGTGGGTTTCACTTCCACTGCAGTTGGCAGTCCGTTCCCTGAGACCCACAGCCTCGTAAAAGGAGAGTGCAGGCCGGCCACCTGCGTCAAAGACACTTTGGAGTGGCATTTCCTTAAATCCCCACAAAGGTGGTGGTTCCTCAGAGACACATAAATAAGCAGACAGGCCACTGAAATCACAGCGAGAAGCACACCAAAGACAGCAATTACTGCAGCATGCCACTTTTCAGTGTCCTTGGCCGCCAGCTCTAATCCCTTTGTGGTGACATTGACACATTTGGTGTCGTGTTTGTAGAGGATGCCGCGGATGTCCACACACACCTTGTACTGGGTGGCAGGAGTCAGATGTGTGAGATTGTACACTTTCACATCAGACGGTACGCGTGCCGTGAATGCCATGGTCGGGTGGTTGGGGTCGGAAGCCTTGTACCACTTTATGTTAGGAGCCAGACCACCATGGGCGGCTTTCCAGGCCACCAGGACCGAATTGGACTGCACTGATTTGATGTTGACGTCCAAAGAGCCGTTGGCAGGTCGGGGGAAGTATCCATCCACCTCCACCGAGACTGACTTTAGGTCTGCGCCGACCAGATTGTGGGCAACGCAGGTGTACAGTCCAGCCTCGTTCTCTGTTACATCGTAGATGTCAAACGTTCCCTCTGAGTGCATGTAGTATTTATCTGAAACGGTATTGGGCAGGACCCTGGTACCAGAAGGTGTGATCCAGTAGATGTCCGGTTCGGGTTCGGCAAAGGCCCGGCAGTGGAGCGATACAGAACTCCCGTTGTCGACGCTGACGTGCCCGGGCATGCTCTCAGGAGAGATGAGAGGCAGACAGATCTCTGTCATCTCCCTGAAGTGGACCTGCCGGACATGCTGGCCCTCGTACTCGGGAGGCTCGACGCAGAAGAGTGAATCCGGTTCCATGAAGCGTATGTTGGTCTTGTTCATGTTCATCCAGCGGACCACACAGTCGCAGCGGATGGGGTTGCTGTGCATGCTCACCTCCCGCAGGTTGGGGAGGGACTCCACGGTAATCCTGTGCAGGGCGCTGAGCGCGTTCCCATTCAGCATCAATGTCTCCAGCCTGGGCAGTTTGTAGAAAGCATTGGGATGGATGTAAGAGAGCCTGGGGTTATTGGTGGCCTCGATCTTAGTCAGTTCGGGGAGGTTGTTGAGGGCGAAGCTGTCGATAGAGACCAGTTCCGGCATGCTGTTAATGCCCAGCTCTTTGAGGTGGAGCATGTCTGCAAAATCTCCACGCTGTATCCTCCCTATGGGATTCTTGTTTAGATCCAGAAACTTGAGGTTCTTTAAGTTCCTCAGAGCTGCGTGGGGAACTTCGGGGAAGGTGTTGTCGTAGAACGAGATGCTCTCCAAGTTGTCGAGGCCAGATAGAGCGCCGTCGGGTAACTGCGATAGGTTCATCCTGGTCAGAACTAGACTTCGGAGATTACGAAGTGGCTTGAAGTTCATGTCTTGAACGGAGGTGATCGGATTCTCCCCAATCATGAGTATTTCCAGATTGGGTATGGTGTCGAACCACTCACTACTGATAATCTGCAGCTTGTTGGAGTTGAGGTGGAGCCGGAGGAGGTTGTGGAGACCCTGGAACGCcgtgggggagatggaggagatcaGGTTGTGGTTCATGTAAAGCTCCTGAAGGTTGGCCAGCTCTGCCAGACAGCTATCTGGCAGCTGGCGTATCCAGTTCTCCTCCATGTGCAAGGACAGCAGCTGAGGCAGCCGCCCGAGGTGGATGTCACTCATTGAGGATAAGTTGTTTTGCGACAAGTCAATCTCTGTGATGTTGGCCAGGTAATCCAAAGGTCTCTCAATCTTTGCAATGTTGTTGGTCTGCAGCAATAGCACTTGTGTGTCCGTTGGTAATCTCCCAGACAGAGTAAAAAGTCCCAAGTCATTACAGTCAACAATTGGGGCCTCCATGTACACGGAGCTGGGAGAGAACCAGGGTctgatctcacacacacatagctgAGGGCAATCGACTCTCTCCTCAGAGGCCAGAACAAAGGCAGTCATGGCAAGGCCCACGAAGAAACAATCTACAAATGACACGTCCTTCATATTGGCCCGATTCCCTCCAGTAAGTAATTGGTCTTTGTAGATTAAGTGGTCTGAGCTGTTAACTTCACAAATAATGAATAATTTGTTACTGTTGCTATAGCGACTGACTACCCCCCACTGGTAGGGAGGGTTTCCCAGGGGGCTTTTGTTTTGCTGTGGTTGTACTGGCGTCCAACCGCTCAATTTTCCCTCCTGGACGTAAGGGTTGGAGTCAAGACTTCAGTCATACAGGCCCAAGTAGATAACAATGAACATATACCTCAGGAAGCTACAGTCCTGCTAAACACATCTGGGTTAGCCTCCATTAACGCTCTGCTTTCTTTTGAAGATGAATCACATCCATCTCTCGATGTTGTTACTAGCTGCCGGCATCGTCAAATGAGTCCATTCCCACCTGTAAAAGAAGAGAGGGGAATGTGAATACATTGACAGAAAACCTGGGTGCATCATACAAAGGGGATTTAGACATATTGACATTTGTTGTTGAGGCACAAGGATGCATGTTGACATTTACATTGCACGGCCCTTCAAGACACATCAGCATGGATTTAGATCTGCTTGACCTATTTCATATAATTTGGGGGCATCTCTGTGCCCTCCTGATATGGCATGAAAGGATAAATATAGGAGGATAGTGCCTTTAGAGTTAAAGCGAGAAGTATTTATTAAATTCTTAAATGGCAGATTGCATaggcttaaagggatactttaggattttggcaatgaagccctttatctccttccccagagtcagatgaactcgtggataccattttttatGTCTCAGCTTGCATTTTGAAAAAAAGTTGCTAACTACCACTgatattgggcgattaggcctagctCGCAGTCTGCGAGtgcgatggggttgaggtcagggctctgtgcaagccagtcaagttcttccacaccaatctctacaaaccatttctgtatggacctcgctttgtgcacgggggaattgtcatgctgaaacaggaaagagccttccccaaactgttgccacaaagttggaagcacagaattgtctacaatgtcattgtatgctgtagcgttaagacttcccttcactggaactaaggggcatagcccgaaccatgaaaacagccgcagaccattattcctcctccgccaaactttacagttggcactatgcattggggcaggtagcgttctcctggcaaccgccaaacccagatttgtccaccGGACTGGCAGATGGTGATGATTGATTCATCaatccagagaacgtgtttccactgctccagagtccaacagcggcaagctttacaccactccagccaacgcttggcattgagcatggtgatcttaggcttgtgcacggctgcttggccatggaaacccatttcatgaagcttccgacaaacagttattgtgctgacgttgcttccagaggcagtttggaactcggtagtgagtgctgCAACTGAGAACAGATTACTTtacgcgctacgtgcttcagcactcggcggtcccgttctgtgagcttgtgtgacctaccacatcgcggctgagccgttgttgctcctagacgtttccacttcataataacagcacttacagttgaccggggcagctgtagcagggcagaaatttgccgaactgacttgttggaaaggtggcatcctttaACAGtgccactaatttgaaggggtgtgcaCATACTTTTCTATACAAAATGTATATCACCAGGGAAAATATGTATGGGAAaccgattttttttaaacaaattaagTAAAAAGTTACATTTTCATTTAAAAGTACTCATGAACACAAAATGACTGTTTATCAGCATGTACTCTTGCTGCGTTTCTGTTTCCTCTCTATGCTCACCTTTCTACAGTTAGGCTGCTGCTCTTTATCATTTGTCATACAGAAACACTTTTCACTGAACGGATGGGTTTGACGGTGCTTGTCATAACCTGGGCTGCAGAGCAACAAAACGCCAGACAGAGCCACACGACGGAGAGAAGAAAAAGGGaacgggagaaagagagagaggaggggtgcacTGCACCGGAGACATTCCATCATCCTCATTTCTGTTTCCACCCCAGTGCTCCGAGACGACGACGGAGATGAGAAAGTCCGAACGGTGCTACAAAAACACTGCAGTCAGCCCCAATGGCAAAACAGGCCAAGAGTTCATTTCTCAAGTCACTGTTGGAGTGGCTGAGAATGTGGTTTGGgatgaggtagggagggagagagagagcgagagaaagcgaccAGAGAGGGTGTGGGGTATTCTTTTTCAAATCACCTGGCACTTTAATAAGTGGAATACCCAGAGCATTCTGAAAAACATGGttaccctctctttccctcaggGAGCATTGACTCTCATTGTATAGCTCTGTGCTTAATATTCACAGGGGAAAGAACACAGGACCTTCCTTTCTCTTAAAACTGTAATTTTCTTCTATGGTGTTTCGGTTCTTACACCCTGCTTACTCTTGTTCCTGTGTTTACTAATCACAATTAGAGACACCTTAATGTGTTTGGGCTAAACGTTATTGCATCCTCCGCATGTTCCATCACAGTGGGTAGCCGTTGTCGGTCCCTTAGGGTCTGGTGCCTTGTTATGCTGTTAATCACCCACCCTGCCTGCTAATTGGCTAAATGAGACATTATTTGGATATGACTTCCATTGGGTGATCAATATCTTTGTGAGCCAACGGGGCCCCTTCACAGCGGTCACAAAATGGAGGCTGGAAAATACCGGTAGCAGCCTGAACGAGGAATCAGgggtctgtaaaaaaaaaataagaagaaaaaaGAGCTGCCGCACATTATATTAAATGGAGCATTACCTTCTTCCTGGATTCCTTCAGATTTGGCAAGGTGATATGGAATCCGAATGTCGGAACGGTTAGCAAGGTAGCCTACAGTACCGAGGTGTTGATTGTACAATGGAACAAAGGGCTATTTTCATATCCATTTAATGTCCGTGCTTAAAATCCCTCCTACACAGTGTATGATTGTATTGAGGTTAGTTGTTGACTCAAATGGCGTGGTGCacctggataacataacagcgtTGCTCAATACTTACTCACGTGTGAGTAAATCTGAGTTATGATAATCACAACTTGATTCATGAAAATGGATGTTTTGCCCTACAATTTATTCCTGGTTGCGTTCACACCATGCATAATATTTTCTTAGCCTCTCCCGTTGTGTAATGACAAGAGGGTTAGAATTATTACACACGCTGCAGCACTGTTGCATTACCTCCACATATAATCATAGATCATAAAGGTTTTTATCCTTCACTTTTGGACAAGGTTAAGGACCAGCACTTTAGGGATGCCAGATTTTCTGTTGAATGAGTGTGCATTGAGCATCCTACTTAATAAATGAATTGAAACATCCCAAAGAATGTCGAGAGATTGCCATTATTGGTGATGTGCTCTTTTGTCATACTGTTTCATCAACAATAAGCTTAAACATTTAAAGACAGCTCTTATGAACTGAACCTAATTCAACTCCAATGCCCTCTGCTTTTATGCTGATGGTGACCACTTTCATATTATCACCTAAATACATGAATTACTTCAACATTATGTCTGTAACTTAACAACGTTAAGTAAGTTCACTTATTAATGTTTCATTCATGACCCAACGGTGAGGAGACTGTCTCCGTGCTCGGCTGCTCTACTATTCAACAGAACATTAAGGGACATTAGTCTGGGGACAGAGAAATGGGGAATTGGAGGTGACACCGACAGAACTTTCAAGCTAGGCTAGAGTATTTTAAATGTTTAGGACACTGCCAGTTTCATAAGACAATAGTGTAAAAGATATGATGATATGAAATCCATCGCTAGGTTTAAATAGCCTATTCAGAGGTATTCAGTCTCCTAGCCTTATAATCCAAACGTGAAAAAGTAAACATGTTGTAAATACTACACCACGCAGTGTGTAAGGtaagaatatacagtgccttgcaaaagtattcaaccccttggcatttttcctattttgttgcattacaatctgtattttaaatagatttttatttggatttcatgtaatggacatggacaaaatagtccaaattggtgaagtgaaaaaaaaaaacaacggaaaagtggtgcgtgcatatgtatccaccccctttgctatgaatcccctaaataagatctggtgcaaccaattacattcagaagtcacataattagttagattgcacacaggtggactttatttaagtgtcacatgatctgtcacatgatctcagtatatatacacctgatttgatttgatttgattttgattttattATTACAAATTTGAAAGAATATGTCACCACAACAAACTTGCCAAaacgcccaccaaaactcacggacccgGCAAGGacggcattaatcagagagaccaaagataaccctaaaggagctgcaaagctccacagcggatattggagctttgcagctccgaTATTGGAGCTGGGCTGGTCCAGAAAaaaaagcaaacatgtttggtgttcgccaaaaggcatgtgggagactccccaaacatattgaagaaggtactctggtcagatgagactaaaattgagctttttggccatcaaggaaaacgctatgtgtggcgcaaacccaacacctctcatcaccctgagaacatcatccccacagtgaagcatggtggcagcatcatgctgtgtggatgtttttcatcggcagggactatGAAACTGGTTAGAATTGAAGAAATGAGGGAtcgcgctaaatacagggaaattcttgagggaaacctgtttcagtcttccagagatttgagactgggatggaggttcaccttcagCAGTGATCCtaaacatactgctaaagcaacacttgaatggtttaaggggaaacatttaaatgtattggaatggcctagtcaaagcccatacctcaatccaattgagaatctgtggtatgacttaaatattgctgtacatcagtggaacccatccaacttgaaggagctggagcagttttgccttaaagaatgggcaaaaatcccagtggctaaatgtgccaagcttatagagacataccccaagagacccCAAGAGagttgtaattgctgcaaaaggtggctctacaaagtattgactttggggggggtgaatagttatgcacgctcaagttttctgtttttttttggtcctatttcttgtttgtttcacaatgaaACAtatttttgcatcttcaaagtggtcggtatgttgtttaaatcaaatgaaaccaaccccccaaaaatctattttaattccaggttgtaaggcaacaaagtaggaaaaatgccaagggggtgaatactttcgcaagccaatgTACTCTAGCTACTGTAAACTACAAACAGTATAGCCTGCAATAGCATATGTGGCAAAGGGCTCGTACACTTAACTACTGTGCCTAGTCCAGGATTCAAGAGTTTACTGCACTGTACTAACATGTCAGTGTGAAATCAGGTCAAGCTGGGTTTTCCCCCGTTCAAAATGAGTTAATTTCCCCCACAATACAGTTCATTTCCCCCACAATACACTGTTCAATTACCAGTAGTCAACAGGAAGCAATGGAGAAAATATCTAGGAAAAAAAATGACTGCCAGGGTATCAATACCATCACATTAACCTCCAGTGACCCGAGGAAGTCGTAATGGCATTAAAAACCTTAGCACAAGACAGATGAGGGAAATCAGCCATAACCCATTTAAGCTTAGGTGAAAACAAGAGTTCCAAGGAacaaagaggggaggagggaaaacTGGAGCTTGTTTGGCGTTAAGTGGCAATAACTTGCATAACGCCTGCGGTTCTCAGACAAAGAGGAATGCGGTTAATACCGAAGCCAAATGGAATTATAAGATGGATGCTCCTAATCAGAGTCCTGATGCAGTGCAGCATCAACAGAACGATAcggcaaagggagagagaaatataaaTCTGGATTTGTCCCTACTGCTTCCAATGTGTCCAGGCCAGTG from Oncorhynchus kisutch isolate 150728-3 linkage group LG9, Okis_V2, whole genome shotgun sequence harbors:
- the LOC109896764 gene encoding leucine-rich repeat neuronal protein 3-like, with protein sequence MKDVSFVDCFFVGLAMTAFVLASEERVDCPQLCVCEIRPWFSPSSVYMEAPIVDCNDLGLFTLSGRLPTDTQVLLLQTNNIAKIERPLDYLANITEIDLSQNNLSSMSDIHLGRLPQLLSLHMEENWIRQLPDSCLAELANLQELYMNHNLISSISPTAFQGLHNLLRLHLNSNKLQIISSEWFDTIPNLEILMIGENPITSVQDMNFKPLRNLRSLVLTRMNLSQLPDGALSGLDNLESISFYDNTFPEVPHAALRNLKNLKFLDLNKNPIGRIQRGDFADMLHLKELGINSMPELVSIDSFALNNLPELTKIEATNNPRLSYIHPNAFYKLPRLETLMLNGNALSALHRITVESLPNLREVSMHSNPIRCDCVVRWMNMNKTNIRFMEPDSLFCVEPPEYEGQHVRQVHFREMTEICLPLISPESMPGHVSVDNGSSVSLHCRAFAEPEPDIYWITPSGTRVLPNTVSDKYYMHSEGTFDIYDVTENEAGLYTCVAHNLVGADLKSVSVEVDGYFPRPANGSLDVNIKSVQSNSVLVAWKAAHGGLAPNIKWYKASDPNHPTMAFTARVPSDVKVYNLTHLTPATQYKVCVDIRGILYKHDTKCVNVTTKGLELAAKDTEKWHAAVIAVFGVLLAVISVACLLIYVSLRNHHLCGDLRKCHSKVSLTQVAGLHSPFTRLWVSGNGLPTAVEVKPTVINVSDNAF